The sequence ggatatatatctatatatgtataaaaatattttggctcCTGAGCTCTGAcacacaaagaataaaaacatcaAAAGGCAGAGTAACTCAGTGAAAAATAAAGTTAGCCAGCAACCTCAGACAACCTTCGGTTGTATATTCTTAAGGTTTGGTAACAAGTCCATTAACCGTGAAAGCCCTATACATTGTCACTTTGAACTTCTAAACCAATACCTGACTACGTTCTTTGATCAAGAagtagaatatacatatataattctaTAAAGCTAATACTGATTAAACACAGCACAAAGGGATTAATTCacactactgaaaaaaaaaaaccataatagAACCCTACTTGCATATGTAACCACaggaattgtacatttaaaaaaagctaAATGTCTTCGCTGAAGCTTTGCATCTCCCTGTAAAAATGACGATTTGGTTCAGTGAAGACACTGAGTGATTCGATGTCCATGATTGCGTGCCAAGGTTGACCTAGGCCCAGGGATACCTGCTCAATAAGGTTATGTACTGGATCCACATCCTGGTCGGCCAGTTCACCTTGGTCAAAATCAATGCTTTCTTCAGTGACTTCAAGTACTTTTAGATCAGAGCCACGAAGACGAGCAATGGCAATGAGGTTGTGTGCCCACACTGTGTAaccttaaaaataagcaaaagagaaGCACTGTCATTtccttgcattttattttgtctgttttataagTTAGTCTTTTCCACAAATTTGTAGCTCACTTACCACTTTGGGGGTcctttgcctttaaaaatatgctgaaatttgaaaggaagtacgATTGCTTagctcagggaaaaaaaagactagaagctTGATACTGTCTCCAAGAATATTACTGTGGCTGGTGAACAGATAGGTGCTGTAATCGTATTCTGATATCATTTCAGTTAGTAAAACTGAAGACATTTAAAGTTTAAAGTATCATTTTATAGCTTTTGACAGTGTCgtatcaaaaaacaaatttttatttcatatatatgtatctattaacaatacataggggacttccctggtggcgtagtggttgagaatccgcctgccaatgcaggggacatgggttgaagccctggtccaggaggatcccacgtgccgcagagcaactaagcccgtgcgccacaactactgagcctgcgctctagagcctgtgagccacaactactgagcccacgagccacagctactgagcctgcgtgcctagagaccatgctcggcaacaagagaagctactgtaatgagaagaccgtgcaccgcagcaaagagtagcccctgctcgctgcaactagagaaagcccacgcgcagcaacaaagacccaatgcagccaaaaataaataaataaaataataaaaatttaaaaaacaaaacaatacatagTAAACTGGTATTTTTTCATTAGTAAAAGTCATCTCCTATGGTGCTTCACAGTCCAAAGTTATAAAGTGACACTTTAAAGATAAATTGTTAATTGTCAGTAGCAAATATGTAAAGTATAAAACAGTTATGGGAATGATGGGTACTAActttagaatagtggttacctctggaaAGGAATAAAGTTGAATAGATGGAGGAGCTTTAGCTGTAGCTAACATTTTActtcttaataaaagaaaaaagctttagggaattctctggtggtgcagtggttaggacttggcactttcactgccagagtctgggttcaatccctggttggggagctaagatcccgcaagcctcgtggcacagccaaaaaaaaaaaaaaaaaaaagtttaaaaagactggcttaaattaattttaaataacctGCCATTTCTTCATCCTATAAAAAAATCCTAATTTACTTATTACCTTCAATATTGATCTTTTCTTTGCTATTACCTCTGATGACTGGCCAAATTATAAAGcaaaacttgaaaagatatactCCCGCTCAAATGCAGCTAAAAGattaattcaaaaataatgaaacagagataataaaGTATGTTTAAGATGTTCATAGAGACTTCCTATTTTGTATTCTGTAAATGTCTTATAAGTTACATAAAGGAAGTAATATGTTCTTCTAACTTGTAAGAAGAGGAATGCTCTCCAAATGAAAACAGTTCACAGTAAGATGACAGGCCCGCCAGTAAGAAAAGAACATATCCCAGCCAACAgaaccatcatttaaaaaatactgtacaaATTAACATGTTGATACCTAGAATCTAGAAGATGAGGCAGTGAGCATGAAAGAAATCatactttcttcttccttctgtgttATATTTTTAAGAGCTCTTATGATTAGAGGAAGAAATACATCTACTGCaggtggatatatatgtatattttcatagATAATTTCAAATGCCATTTTTGTGAATACCATCAATCacatggtaaaagaaaaaaagtaacatgAGAGCTGGAACAAAACACTACACTTAGGGTAAAATATGACTTTCCACTTGTAAAAGTGGTATATCTTATACAcgttaaaaagtataaaaatctgTATATCAACTTGTTAATAAGAGTTCTTGACAGTATAAATGCCAGTGCTATCTTTTTACTGGTATAAAATGTTTTAGGTGTAATACCAATATCAAATTATAGTGAACAAAAATCACCTACCATGAACTGCCAGAAGAGAGAGCTTTGTGCACCTCCATGCTAATAAAACCAACGGATCTTCATTTCGGTTGTCACTAAGATCTGGAAAACCAGACGTGTCAATCACATCATTCATTAATATAAAATGAGTGAGGAACTTGTCATACTGCCTAGATATAAGATCAACAATAGCTCCTGAAACACAAGTGATGTAGCTGTCAAAATGAATCCTCTCTAGTGGTATACTGGGTTTCAGAATCTTTAACATATCTTCACTCTTGATATCAAAAGCCATTATATAGACCCGGAGGTTGGTGCTCTTTCTTGACAAGGCTTTCCAATGCTCATCATTTGGCATGTTGTCCAGAGACTTGTGCATCACGGAAACATTGTGGACCAGGAGAGAAAGTCGCTGCAAAGGCACATGGTTGTTATCGGTTAAGACTCTTGCCATCTCAGCTGTAAAGTCACAGAAATCCAGGGCAAGTGAGCGTAGATTCATGAATTGCTCCAGTTCTACTGCGGTGATAAGGGTGCTGTTACCAGGAATATTGTTGTCCAGTAAACTCAGGTGCTCCATGGTGTTGGCAATAGAGTTTGAGAGAGATGACAGTGATGTTGGGGTTACTATTTCCAGCATAAACCCACAAGACAGCCACTTCAGTTGCCTACTATTACTAAGTATTTCTTCAAACAGCTGCTGAATTCTGTAAGGAAAACACATGCCACACGATCCTGTTAAGACTTAGCTCTAACCTTTAACACTGATTTTTGAAAATAGGGAATTAAATGGCATACAATGTTGAGATCCATTTCCTCTCATTAGTTAATTTCTGTTCAACCCACAAGTAATATTATCAttaaaattcacataaaaatataatgaataagAAGTCTTAAACAAATAGATATATTAAACATATAGAAATATGTTCTTCAAGTAAAGGAGCATTTTACACCAGTATGGTAGAAAAGACTGATGATTTACAATTTATGTTATAGCAAAGACAAGTAGAGTAGTAACAGTCTTAAATAGCAATAATTACCCAGTAAATTCTTTGATATGTCTGAAAGATTTATGACATGGAATGGCATGTATTGATCACTGGATTTCATAGTTAAGACATTTCCAGGGTAGATGTTCTTTTCAGAAACAAGTATCATTACTCTTCTGATTGTATCTtctaatttttcagaaaaaaactgaaattgtTATTAATATGAGTCCCTTTCCACTAACTAACTATATAActtactgtttaatttttttgccaTCAGGGTCCACCTTGCTGAGGTATGTATTTGACAAACTTCCTTGCTGCTGTAGAACGCTTATGTCTCCAAAAAGGCTAAACTTCTGGAGGTTCCTACAAGAAAAGTAATTTAAAGTAATTGTCTaaataattaacataaaaatataaatgttaaaaataaaaatatgcagaaGGGATATTCTAGAGATGTTTCTATCTTATAACTCATTTAGAATCCAATTAAGTACTTTCAGATTGCTTTTAACATACAATGAAAAGCAATGTGATTCAAGAGAAATAGTATAAGCTTTAAAGAATGAGGCATAACAATTAGTTCAGGAACTCAATGTTTTAGTGACCAGGGAAAAGTCTTCTTAAAGTCTCTGGGACTCAATTCTttatcagtaataataatagctaccttaAAGGTTTAGGgatgaataaataacaaaatgacaCATGAAAGAACTATTTAAGCtctaagttttatatatatgttaacTGTAATATAAAATTTCCCCAAACCAGTTAACTTAGTGTGTTAAATGCTCAAGGGTGGGGCACTGCCCTGGAGATATCGTCTCAGTAAGAAATATTCTTTAACTAAAATCTAGAGAACCTTCCCCAGTTTTATGACCAAGTGTATagcttatcaaaaaaaaaaaaactatgtaaaaatctttcaattttaataactttagctataaaacatatttttctaatagtaaaattctaaataaagtagGAGAAAGTTGATTACAGGATAAAGATTAAAAATTCCTAAATGCTAATAATAAtggttaaacaacaaaaattcaactgagtaaatttaaaGATCAAACTGGTTATTAAaagattcatgaatcaggcagcatcctaTGTAGCAAATAGAAAGGAGCTCTGCAGAGCCGTAGAAAAGGAAAGGCTTTTTTAAAGGTGGAAAGGGGGcagaaaaagtaaattattaGCAAATAATGTACTGTTGCAGGCAATGGTCACCCTCCTAAACGGAACTGAAGGGCCTATAGGGCAGATTACCTTACTAATGCTGACCAGGTTGACTGATTACATTCCTGGGGTAGACTGAAACTGCAATTGTGCTAGGTATTAAGTCTTAGTTTGGTGACACAGGGTTTAGCATaggtgactccattttgggtcttctgtttcctttataACATAACCACTAGAGATTACATCTGTAACACAGAAGTTTGGGATAACTTTAATGAGAAATGTATAATCCACAAGAGTGACAAAAGAAGATTTAAGTAAACGAAAAGATAACATTTCTTGATAGTATGTCACATTTTCCCAAATTAATAGCCTTAGTTTCACTAAAAAGCCTGATGATTCTAAAGCTTAGCTAGAAGAAtaatcattaattcatttatgcattcaacCAAGTTTTCTCTTAGAGCCTACtcagtaccaggcactgtgtgcTCCATCAGAGACAGGACAGGGATCAAGTGCTGTGAAGGACAAGCACATGGTGTCACATCTTAATGGGGGTATCTGACACTGTGTAAGTCAGAAAAGGCTTCCCTAAATAAACTGATGAAAAATGGGACCTGAAGGAAATGTGGGAGCTAACCAGGAGAAGGAGCATGAGGAGAGGCTGTTgtagggaaaaggaaaagcataTGCAGAGCCCCTGAAGTTGAAAGGAACAAAGTGAGCTTGAGACACTCAAGGAAAGGAATCTAGAATACAGAGAGCGTGAACACAAAGTGAAATGAGGTTGTAGAGGTAGACTGAGATGCCCCCAAATGATTTTAAGcaggaaataataatgattaaatttgTGTCTGGAAAATATTGCCGTAGCATTGGTATAGCCTGGCAGGAGGCAGAGTCTAAGTGGGGAGACTGGTTACAAGAGTATTTTAGTAATAGAGATAAAAAATGGTATCTTGAACTGGATTTTTAGTGGTAGAGGTgaagagaaaggacagtctcaaAACTATATTTAGTTACTAAAATGGACAGGAAAAGGTCCTGGATTAGCTATaaaggggtgagggagagagaagtcaAGAATAACTCCTAAATTTTTGAGGTTGTGGAACTGCATAGCTGGTAGAGCTTTTCATTCAGACAAGGATTCATAGAAATGAATCAGAAATTAATTAGGGTTTTGGGGGGCTTACGGGGTGGAGGTGAGGTGGTAGAATAGTTAGATTATGAGCTCTATTTTGCACATGTTGAGCTTGAGTGCCTTTAAGATAGTCAAGTTAAGATATCAAGTAGGCTATTCCCATTCTAGAGCTGAGCAGTTATCTGGATGATAATTGAAGTCATGGATGGGGGGAATGGGGCTTAGGAAAAGAgcataaatgagaagaaaagcagGCAAAAATTTCAGTTATGAGGAATTCCAATAATTAGAGAAGGATGAGGCTCAAAAGAAGAGGTCAGAAGTTGGAGAAATGCCAGAAATATGGAAGTCACAGAAACCAAGGGATAAGTATTTTACAGAGAATAAAGTGATCAACAGCAGAGTCATGAGGTCTCATAAGATGAGGACTAGACATGTCCCTTTGGCTTAGCAATATGGTGATCAGAATGGAAGTTGTTTTGTACAGTGTGATGAGAAGAGGTCAGATTGGATGTTTAGAAATAGAGATAGtggatacaaatattttaaaaaatatgctatgAAAAGGAGTAACACAAGAGACTAGAGAATACATAAAAGCCTCCAAATGAGAGGCAAAGGTAGAGGAGAATGGATGTGGCTCTTGATTAGCAAGATAGGGAAGGATGAAGGACTTTCATACCAGATAGTGAAGCATACTATGTGACcaacaatatcaaaaccagtatTGGTATTAGCAGAAAAACAGGAAGACAagtcaatggaatagaacagatgGCTAAAAATAGACCATTACATGAAAGActttaataaatgataaagaagGTATTACAAATCAATAGGGAAAGGCATATTTAATAAATGGCATTGGGATAAGTGATTAGCAGTTTCGGAGAAAAATCAAATTAGAGCCAATTCTGACTCAATAGACCAAAATAATTTGCAGAGATATTATTACATACTAAAAAGTCAAGGTAAAACCGTACAtgaaaaaagtacatgaaaatgtAATGAATTTTAATCTAATTTCTGAGATAAGGCTTTCTAAGCCTAGAAATAATAGAAtaagaaaggaagaggtaaaactttgactatatataaataaaaaccttGATATTTAATAGTATACTAAAAATGGCAAACcaacataatgagaaaaaaaatttgtaacaaaTGCTACAGTCATTATTTAAGATATAAGAGGACTCCACATAAATCAAGAACAAAAGCATTAAGAATCATACTGGTAAATGGGAAAAGGTTATAAAATAACCAATGTAGAACATGTCAAGGAAAATATTAGAAGGATTGCTAATGGAAAAAATCTAATATtttcttgactttaaaaaaaatttaatcactCTAAAAAACCTAATGAACTTTCCATGTGATTACCAAAGAAACTATAttcttaaaaacatttcaaaggaAGACACCTACTTAgatcttttttcccatttaaaaaaaggttataaaACTGTTCCTGAGAGCATGGCTACCATATCAGACTCCAAAGGTACATtgctatatatataattatgactgcttttaaagtattttccctTTTACCCTTTCTTTATTCTGAAGTTGCCACCACATCCATGAATTATAAAGAGGTTGATTTGCTTCCCAGAGCAGAAGTTGATAACCTCTTCTAGAAAGGAAAATTTAAGACCTTGTatctaaaagaatatttatttttggagaacaagtttttatataaagtagaaaataaagatatCACATTCAATTTCTAATAATATTCAGAGAGTCCTAAACAAGTCACACAATCttagttatttttctccttccaacCCAGTTTCCATTAATTACCACTGTATAACCATAACACTGTCCTTTGTGGTATTAAAACACATGTGTGAGAAGCTTTTCTTCCACAAAGGATTAAACAGCTACAAGAACTGCCTTCCCACTGTAAACAAGAAAAGTGGACAAAATATGTGAGACAACTGTTTTCACACACTGGACAATAAATAATATAGGACTGTGATCACTGAAGGATGGAATAAAATGAGATGAGCACTATGACTGCCTCAGATAATGGCCTGGAAAGGGTTTCCAAGCTGCTAGCTGTGGCTCtgccatatatggcctctattgtgttgaggtatgttccctctatgcccactttctggagaggttttttttttttctttcataaatgaatgttgaattttatcaaaacctttttctgcatctattgagacgatcatatggtttttattcttcaatttgttaatgtggtgtatgacacccattgatttgtggatattgaaaaatccttgcatccctgggaccaatcccacttgatcatggtgtatgatacttttaatgtattgttggagttattttgctagtgttttgttgaggatttttgcatctatgttcatcagtgatattggcctatagttctCTTTTCTTGTGTGATACCTTTGTCTGATTTTTGGTattatggtgatggtggcctcatagaatgagtttggaagagttccttcctctgcaattttttggaatagtttcagaggataggtgttaactcttctctaaatgtttggtagaattcacttgtgaggccatctggtcctggacttttgtttgttgagggTCTTTAAATTACTGAATCAGTTTCaatactggtaattggtctgttcatattttctatttcttcctggttcagttgggagattgtacctttctaagaattaatgaattcagtaaagttgtatgatacaaaattaatatacagaaatctgttgcatttctatacactaacaatgaaatagcagaaaaagaaagtaaacaatcccatttactatcacatgaaaaaaaatacaatacttaggaataaacctacctaaggagtcaaAAGGCCTGTAATCTGAAAACTATAAGGAGctgttgaaagaaactgaagatgacacaaacagatggaaagatatactgtgtccttggattggaagaattaacatggttaaaatgatcatactacccaaggcaatctatagattcaatgcaatccgtgtCAAACTactcatggcatttttcacagaactagaacaaaaaattttaaaatttgtatggaaacacaaaagaccctgaatagccaaagcaatcttgaggaagaagaacagagctggaggaatcagactccctgacttcagaccatactacaaagctacagtaaacaaaacagtatggtgctggcacaaaaacagaaatatagattaatggaacatgACAgacagtccagagataaacccacacacctatggtcacctaattgaagacaaaggaggcaagaatatacaatggagaaaagacagtcttttcagtaagtggtgctggggaaaatggacagctacatgtataagaatgaaattagatcattctctaatatcatatacaaaaataaactcaaaatggattaaagacctacatgtaagactggatactataaaactcttagaggaaaacataggtagaacactctttgacataaattgcagcaatattttttggatccatctcctagaataatggaaatgaaaataaaaataaacaaatgggacctaattaaactcaaaagcttttgcacagcaaaggaaactataaataaaacgaaaaaacaacccacagaatgggagaaaatatttgcaaatgatgcgacccaCGAGGGTTTAATtcccaaaatatgcaaacagctcatacagctcaatatcaaaaaggcaacaatccaatcaaaaaatgggcagaagacctaaatagacatttctccaaagaagacatacagatggctaaggggcacatgaaaagat comes from Balaenoptera ricei isolate mBalRic1 chromosome 2, mBalRic1.hap2, whole genome shotgun sequence and encodes:
- the FBXO33 gene encoding F-box only protein 33 — its product is MLLFLSVPQPRPPGARTRAGPARVARWRRQRLRLQQLRRLRGLLRGLRGRPRTGSRRRGRMALCGQAAGAASLPSELIVHIFSFLSASDRLRASASCSHWRECLFYPALWPQLRICLRVSPSEQPRLEFLMRKCGWFVRELRVEFAAENYLSGGGGPGDGGRVDTGTGGEEVEALQLSTRWLEVLRTYLELVLCVLVSIRNNRNLQKFSLFGDISVLQQQGSLSNTYLSKVDPDGKKIKQIQQLFEEILSNSRQLKWLSCGFMLEIVTPTSLSSLSNSIANTMEHLSLLDNNIPGNSTLITAVELEQFMNLRSLALDFCDFTAEMARVLTDNNHVPLQRLSLLVHNVSVMHKSLDNMPNDEHWKALSRKSTNLRVYIMAFDIKSEDMLKILKPSIPLERIHFDSYITCVSGAIVDLISRQYDKFLTHFILMNDVIDTSGFPDLSDNRNEDPLVLLAWRCTKLSLLAVHGYTVWAHNLIAIARLRGSDLKVLEVTEESIDFDQGELADQDVDPVHNLIEQVSLGLGQPWHAIMDIESLSVFTEPNRHFYREMQSFSEDI